The Kitasatospora setae KM-6054 genome contains a region encoding:
- a CDS encoding FecCD family ABC transporter permease translates to MSTAPALRPVLLRQSLLLAAGLGALALCAALSLVLGSRSIPLPAVLDALSGRAHGPDADVVLGLRVPRTVIGIAVGAALGAAGAVAQGVTRNPLASPTTLGINAGAGFAVVTAVFALGLSHPLQYVWFAVAGATGAALLVYGMARRSGDLDPVRLALGGTVLSAVLASWTSALMLASRRTLDEARFWLAGSIGGRSLDGLYQVLPLLAVGVVLALLIAPALNALALGDETAQALGVPVARIRVAGGLAVVLLAAGSVAVAGPVAFIGLAAPHLVRPLLGNDHRVLVPGCLIAGPVLLLLADVLGRLVLRPSEIEVGIVTAFLGAPLLAVLARKAAAAR, encoded by the coding sequence GTGTCCACCGCTCCGGCGCTCCGGCCCGTGCTCCTGCGGCAGTCCCTGCTGCTCGCCGCCGGTCTCGGGGCGCTCGCGCTGTGCGCGGCCCTCAGCCTCGTCCTCGGCTCGCGGTCGATCCCGCTCCCGGCCGTGCTCGACGCCCTGTCAGGTCGGGCGCACGGCCCGGACGCTGACGTGGTGCTCGGCCTGCGGGTGCCGCGCACCGTCATCGGGATCGCGGTGGGCGCGGCGCTCGGCGCGGCCGGGGCGGTCGCCCAGGGGGTGACCCGCAACCCGCTGGCGTCGCCGACCACGCTCGGCATCAACGCGGGCGCCGGGTTCGCCGTGGTGACCGCGGTCTTCGCGCTGGGCCTGTCGCACCCGCTGCAGTACGTCTGGTTCGCGGTGGCGGGCGCGACCGGCGCCGCGCTGCTGGTCTACGGGATGGCGCGCCGCTCGGGCGACCTGGACCCGGTGCGCCTGGCGCTCGGCGGGACGGTGCTGTCGGCGGTGCTGGCGTCCTGGACGTCGGCGCTGATGCTGGCGAGCCGGCGCACCCTGGACGAGGCCCGGTTCTGGCTGGCCGGTTCGATCGGCGGCCGGAGCCTGGACGGGCTGTACCAGGTGCTGCCGCTGCTCGCGGTCGGGGTGGTGCTGGCGCTGCTGATCGCCCCGGCGCTGAACGCGCTGGCGCTCGGCGACGAGACCGCGCAGGCGCTGGGCGTGCCGGTGGCCCGGATCAGGGTGGCGGGCGGCCTGGCCGTGGTGCTGCTGGCGGCCGGCTCGGTCGCGGTCGCCGGGCCGGTGGCGTTCATCGGACTGGCGGCGCCGCACCTGGTGCGTCCGCTGCTGGGCAACGACCACCGGGTGCTGGTGCCGGGCTGCCTGATCGCCGGCCCGGTGCTGCTCCTGCTGGCCGACGTCCTGGGCCGGCTGGTGCTGCGCCCGTCCGAGATCGAGGTCGGGATCGTCACCGCGTTCCTCGGCGCGCCACTGCTCGCGGTGCTGGCCCGGAAGGCGGCGGCGGCCCGATGA
- a CDS encoding FecCD family ABC transporter permease — translation MNPETLTPAPSTPSPPSTSTAASTSTAPGALVRARRRTLLLIAAAAVLLVLMTGVALSSGQVSIPLPDALRALFGSGGAGDVLVVREFRAPRVLSGLVAGAGLAVAGSLLQRLFRNPLASPDVIGVTGGASFGAVLLLATGASQALTPLAALGGGLLAAALLGAFAWRSRMAVTRLVLVGLAVQAGLAAAVNLMIVRFPAELAGQALQWTTGSLYGRTWPELWGAGGAIAAVTAVVFLADRRVAVLDLGDDSAGGLGVDPHRTRLGLLLLAVVLASLAAALAGPVGFVALAVPHLVRLLAGPPTPLSLALTALTGALLLTAADHLVLHVLPVHGLPVGAVTATLGAPWLLALMIRQGRLPQRSSR, via the coding sequence ATGAACCCGGAGACCCTGACCCCCGCGCCGTCCACGCCGTCCCCCCCGTCCACCAGTACCGCAGCGTCCACCAGTACCGCGCCCGGCGCGCTGGTCCGGGCCCGGCGGCGGACCCTGCTGCTGATCGCGGCGGCGGCCGTGCTGCTGGTGCTGATGACCGGGGTGGCGCTGTCCAGCGGCCAGGTGTCGATCCCGCTGCCGGACGCGCTGCGCGCGCTGTTCGGCTCCGGCGGGGCCGGCGACGTGCTGGTGGTGCGGGAGTTCCGGGCGCCCCGGGTGCTGTCCGGGCTGGTCGCGGGCGCCGGCCTGGCGGTGGCGGGTTCGCTGCTGCAGCGGCTGTTCCGCAACCCGCTGGCCTCGCCGGACGTGATCGGCGTGACCGGCGGTGCCTCGTTCGGCGCGGTGCTGCTGCTGGCCACCGGCGCCTCCCAGGCGCTGACCCCGCTGGCGGCGCTCGGCGGCGGCCTGCTGGCGGCCGCGCTGCTCGGCGCGTTCGCCTGGCGCTCGCGGATGGCGGTGACCCGGCTGGTGCTGGTCGGCCTGGCCGTGCAGGCGGGCCTGGCGGCGGCCGTCAACCTGATGATCGTCCGCTTCCCGGCCGAGCTGGCCGGGCAGGCGCTGCAGTGGACCACCGGCTCGCTGTACGGGCGGACCTGGCCCGAACTGTGGGGCGCCGGCGGGGCGATCGCCGCCGTGACCGCCGTGGTCTTCCTGGCGGACCGCCGGGTCGCGGTGCTCGACCTGGGCGACGACTCGGCCGGCGGCCTGGGCGTCGACCCGCACCGGACCCGGCTCGGCCTGCTGCTGCTCGCCGTGGTGCTGGCCTCGCTGGCCGCCGCGCTGGCCGGGCCGGTCGGGTTCGTCGCGCTCGCCGTACCGCACCTGGTGCGGCTGCTGGCCGGCCCGCCGACGCCGCTCTCACTGGCGCTGACCGCGCTGACCGGCGCGCTGCTGCTGACCGCCGCCGACCACCTCGTCCTGCACGTGCTGCCGGTGCACGGCCTGCCCGTCGGCGCCGTCACCGCGACGCTCGGCGCCCCCTGGCTGCTGGCGCTGATGATCCGCCAGGGCCGCCTGCCGCAGAGGAGCTCCCGATGA
- a CDS encoding ABC transporter substrate-binding protein: protein MTNRKLSAAVLATLLSTALLTACGSGGSAADAKGAGSQPAAGQAAGGDSAAAFPRGVKHALGTAEIKSQPKRVVVLDSGELDDVTLLGITPVGAVAPHLKTEGGFPAYLAGKVDGTKDVGPMNEPNLELIASLKPDLILTSKVRHEKVYDKLNAIAPTVMAETTGEPWKANLKLYAQALGKETEAAKALADYEARAAKLGAEIKAKYNGTAPTVSVVRFVAGPTRLYQNASFSGVVLKDVGLARAVKAPDVDKSMLDVSPEQINQADADLVFVTTSDDPSKTKQAEVQQTAVWQGLNAVKNGKVFTVPDETWMSGIGVQAADRMLGDIAKAAGVDAPK, encoded by the coding sequence ATGACCAATCGCAAGCTCTCCGCCGCCGTGCTCGCCACGCTGCTCTCCACCGCCCTGCTGACCGCCTGCGGCAGCGGGGGCTCCGCCGCCGACGCCAAGGGCGCCGGCTCCCAGCCCGCCGCCGGCCAGGCCGCCGGCGGGGACAGCGCCGCCGCGTTCCCGCGCGGCGTCAAGCACGCGCTGGGCACCGCCGAGATCAAGTCCCAGCCCAAGCGGGTCGTGGTGCTGGACTCCGGCGAGCTGGACGACGTCACCCTGCTCGGCATCACCCCGGTCGGCGCGGTCGCCCCGCACCTGAAGACCGAGGGCGGCTTCCCCGCGTACCTCGCGGGCAAGGTCGACGGCACCAAGGACGTCGGCCCGATGAACGAGCCGAACCTCGAACTGATCGCCTCGCTCAAGCCGGACCTGATCCTCACCTCGAAGGTCCGCCACGAGAAGGTGTACGACAAGCTCAACGCGATCGCCCCGACCGTGATGGCCGAGACCACCGGCGAGCCGTGGAAGGCCAACCTCAAGCTGTACGCGCAGGCCCTCGGCAAGGAGACCGAGGCCGCGAAGGCGCTGGCCGACTACGAGGCGCGCGCCGCCAAGCTCGGCGCGGAGATCAAGGCCAAGTACAACGGCACCGCACCGACCGTCTCGGTGGTCCGCTTCGTGGCCGGCCCGACCCGCCTCTACCAGAACGCCTCGTTCAGCGGCGTGGTGCTCAAGGACGTCGGCCTGGCCCGCGCGGTCAAGGCCCCGGACGTCGACAAGTCGATGCTCGACGTCAGCCCCGAGCAGATCAACCAGGCCGACGCCGACCTGGTGTTCGTCACCACCTCCGACGACCCGTCCAAGACCAAGCAGGCCGAGGTCCAGCAGACCGCCGTCTGGCAGGGCCTGAACGCGGTCAAGAACGGCAAGGTCTTCACCGTCCCGGACGAGACCTGGATGTCCGGCATCGGCGTCCAGGCCGCCGACCGGATGCTCGGCGACATCGCCAAGGCGGCCGGCGTCGACGCGCCCAAGTAG
- a CDS encoding ABC transporter ATP-binding protein, with amino-acid sequence MTTTAPVPSPAPSPSPDRLAARDLHLRYGDRTVVRGLDLELPGGAVTAIVGPNACGKSTLLRGLVRLLAPAAGTVTLDGADIHRMPARALARRMGLLPQQPVTPEAVTVEALVRLGRYPHQRMLTPWSAADQAAVEEALRRTGTDALRDRPVDQLSGGQRQRAWIALALAQDTDLLLLDEPTTFLDLRHQLDVLDLVTDLHRDAGRTVVMVLHDLGQAARYADHLVVLRDGELAAAGPPGEVLTAELVERVFEVPCRIVPDPETGTPLVVPLARR; translated from the coding sequence ATGACCACCACCGCCCCCGTCCCCTCCCCCGCTCCCTCCCCTTCGCCCGACCGGCTGGCCGCGCGGGACCTGCACCTGCGCTACGGCGACCGCACGGTGGTGCGCGGCCTGGACCTCGAACTGCCCGGCGGGGCGGTGACCGCGATCGTCGGGCCGAACGCCTGCGGCAAGTCGACGCTGCTGCGCGGCCTGGTCCGGCTGCTCGCCCCGGCGGCCGGCACCGTCACCCTGGACGGCGCCGACATCCACCGGATGCCCGCCCGGGCGCTGGCCCGCCGGATGGGCCTGCTGCCGCAGCAGCCGGTCACCCCGGAGGCGGTCACCGTCGAGGCGCTGGTCCGGCTCGGCCGCTACCCGCACCAGCGGATGCTCACCCCCTGGTCGGCCGCCGACCAGGCCGCCGTCGAGGAGGCGCTGCGCCGCACCGGCACCGACGCGCTGCGTGACCGCCCGGTCGACCAGCTCTCCGGCGGCCAGCGGCAGCGCGCCTGGATCGCGCTCGCGCTCGCCCAGGACACCGACCTGCTGCTGCTCGACGAACCCACCACCTTCCTCGACCTGCGCCACCAGCTGGACGTCCTCGACCTGGTGACCGACCTGCACCGGGACGCCGGACGGACCGTCGTCATGGTGCTGCACGACCTCGGCCAGGCCGCCCGCTACGCCGACCACCTGGTCGTCCTGCGCGACGGCGAGCTGGCCGCGGCCGGCCCGCCCGGCGAGGTGCTGACCGCCGAACTGGTCGAGCGGGTCTTCGAGGTGCCCTGCCGGATCGTCCCCGACCCGGAGACCGGCACCCCGCTGGTCGTCCCGCTGGCCCGCCGCTGA
- a CDS encoding excalibur calcium-binding domain-containing protein — protein MRVSAVLTAATLGAAVLVPVASATSAQALAPAADVKNCSDFKTQPEAQAVLDADRSDPNNLDADHDGIACENLPAGAVASTSASASASTSASAAASASAQTSASASAPASAATSASASTAAVPRGAVAAGYGPADHTQAVVVLGALALAAGGAALVVRRRTRDSGR, from the coding sequence ATGCGTGTTTCCGCCGTTCTCACCGCCGCCACCCTGGGCGCGGCCGTACTCGTGCCGGTCGCCTCGGCCACCTCCGCACAGGCGCTGGCACCCGCCGCGGACGTGAAGAACTGCTCCGACTTCAAGACCCAGCCGGAGGCACAGGCGGTACTGGACGCGGACCGCTCCGACCCGAACAACCTCGACGCCGACCACGACGGCATCGCCTGCGAGAACCTGCCCGCGGGCGCCGTCGCCTCGACCAGCGCCTCGGCATCGGCCTCGACGTCGGCCTCGGCGGCAGCGTCGGCGTCCGCTCAGACCTCCGCGTCGGCGTCCGCTCCGGCCTCGGCCGCCACGTCCGCGTCCGCGTCGACGGCCGCGGTGCCGCGCGGTGCGGTCGCGGCCGGCTACGGGCCCGCCGACCACACCCAGGCCGTCGTGGTGCTGGGCGCGCTGGCGCTGGCGGCGGGCGGAGCGGCGCTGGTCGTCCGGCGCCGTACCCGCGACAGCGGGCGCTGA
- a CDS encoding cation diffusion facilitator family transporter — MGAGHDHGHERGHDQDGHGHDGHGHGGHGGGGHDGHAHGVSADADRRWLASALALICGFMAVEVAIGLAAGSLALLSDAAHMLTDAASIVLALVAMRLAARPARGGFTFGLKRAEILSAQANGLSLILLAAWLTYEAVERLVSPPEVTGSLVLWTALAGIAVNVAAAWCLSRANRTSLNVEGAYQHILNDLFGFVATAVAGLVVMTTGFARADAIVSLVVVVLMVKSGYGLLKESGRVFLEAAPAGVDPDAIGDAMVTRPGVVEVHDLHVWQITSGQTALSAHVLVDPDRDCHAVREDLERELARRDGITHTTLQVDHAAAELLTVGAPRRPDGHCAEPHGAVHREEPHPH; from the coding sequence ATGGGCGCGGGACACGACCACGGGCACGAGCGCGGGCACGACCAGGACGGACACGGGCACGACGGGCACGGGCACGGCGGGCACGGCGGCGGGGGCCACGACGGGCACGCGCACGGCGTGTCGGCCGACGCGGACCGGCGCTGGCTGGCCAGCGCGCTCGCGCTGATCTGCGGCTTCATGGCGGTCGAGGTCGCCATCGGCCTGGCCGCCGGCTCGCTCGCGCTGCTCTCGGACGCGGCGCACATGCTGACCGACGCCGCGTCCATCGTGCTGGCGCTGGTGGCGATGCGGCTGGCGGCCCGGCCGGCCCGGGGCGGGTTCACCTTCGGGCTGAAGCGCGCCGAGATCCTCTCCGCCCAGGCGAACGGCCTGTCGCTGATCCTGCTGGCCGCCTGGCTGACGTACGAGGCGGTGGAGCGGCTGGTCAGCCCGCCGGAGGTGACCGGTTCGCTGGTGCTGTGGACGGCGCTGGCGGGCATCGCGGTGAACGTGGCCGCGGCCTGGTGCCTGTCGCGGGCGAACCGCACCTCGCTGAACGTGGAGGGCGCCTACCAGCACATCCTGAACGACCTGTTCGGGTTCGTCGCGACCGCGGTGGCCGGGCTGGTGGTGATGACCACCGGGTTCGCCCGGGCCGACGCGATCGTCTCGCTGGTCGTGGTGGTGCTGATGGTGAAGTCCGGGTACGGGCTGCTGAAGGAGTCCGGCCGGGTCTTCCTGGAGGCCGCGCCGGCCGGCGTCGACCCGGACGCGATCGGCGACGCGATGGTGACCAGGCCCGGCGTCGTCGAGGTGCACGACCTGCACGTCTGGCAGATCACCTCGGGCCAGACCGCGCTGTCCGCGCACGTCCTGGTCGACCCCGACCGGGACTGCCACGCGGTGCGCGAGGACCTGGAGCGCGAACTCGCCCGCCGCGACGGCATCACCCACACCACCCTCCAGGTCGACCACGCGGCCGCCGAACTCCTCACCGTCGGCGCCCCGCGCCGCCCGGACGGCCACTGCGCCGAGCCGCACGGCGCCGTCCACCGCGAGGAGCCGCACCCGCACTGA
- a CDS encoding acyl-CoA dehydrogenase family protein: protein MSITPLSTSPLDPAALAEALFRDGPDGDYPHQHWRKVVADELFRHDPAARTADRHRHAYDRLRAVNGQLPSPADWFAADPRALAALHEWLALVDGAAATVAGIHYNLFLGSLLDDRVSPPRDLAPYTALERIGTFLCTERAHGNDAAALETTARYDRERDGFVLHTPHPGAAKYMPNTSPAGGPKSAVVAARLLVDDTDHGVFLFLVPLSDERGTRPGITVTALPERIGSPVDHCVTAFDRVRLPRTALLQGPHGRLRPDGTLDSAVGSPRKRFLHAIRRVTAGKLCMSASTLGGCRAALATAVRYAHLRHVSGPVAGQRVPLAAHRSHHARLLACVAAAYAMTFLHRAATERWITHHPAERPAAERLVAVAKGWITWRARDIVTESRERCGARGLFPVNGLAEYAANVDGAITAEGDNLAIWCKAGAEMIFGHDLAAQPPLATGRESTTDPAFLRRALTAAELHWHLAARQDLRATGDGDGSGSGSGAGDGLGRWNHASDAALALVEAHTVGLAADAFAAARAGTADPAARDALAALEALFLLGEVEARGGLLLARGALTAAQVTALPRARRELTARLAPHLPALTDAFGIPEEHLAALPMLAGA, encoded by the coding sequence GTGTCGATCACTCCTCTTTCCACCTCCCCGCTGGACCCCGCCGCCCTGGCCGAGGCGCTCTTCCGGGACGGCCCCGACGGCGACTACCCGCACCAGCACTGGCGCAAGGTCGTCGCGGACGAGCTGTTCCGCCACGACCCCGCGGCCCGCACCGCCGACCGCCACCGGCACGCCTACGACCGCCTGCGCGCCGTGAACGGCCAACTGCCCTCCCCCGCCGACTGGTTCGCGGCGGACCCGCGCGCCCTCGCGGCCCTGCACGAGTGGCTGGCGCTGGTCGACGGGGCCGCCGCCACCGTCGCCGGCATCCACTACAACCTGTTCCTCGGCAGCCTCCTGGACGACCGGGTCTCCCCGCCCCGCGACCTCGCCCCGTACACCGCCCTGGAGCGGATCGGCACCTTCCTGTGCACCGAGCGCGCGCACGGCAACGACGCCGCCGCGCTGGAGACCACCGCCCGCTACGACCGCGAGCGCGACGGTTTCGTCCTGCACACCCCGCACCCCGGCGCGGCCAAGTACATGCCCAACACCAGCCCCGCCGGCGGCCCGAAGAGCGCGGTCGTGGCGGCCCGGCTGCTCGTCGACGACACCGACCACGGCGTCTTCCTGTTCCTCGTCCCGCTCAGCGACGAGCGCGGCACCCGGCCCGGAATCACCGTCACCGCCCTGCCGGAACGTATCGGCAGCCCCGTCGACCACTGCGTCACCGCCTTCGACCGGGTCCGCCTGCCGCGCACCGCGCTGCTCCAGGGCCCGCACGGCCGACTGCGGCCCGACGGCACCCTCGACAGCGCGGTGGGCAGCCCGCGCAAGCGCTTCCTGCACGCCATCCGCCGGGTCACCGCCGGAAAGCTCTGCATGAGCGCCAGCACCCTGGGCGGCTGCCGGGCGGCGCTGGCGACCGCGGTGCGCTACGCCCACCTCCGGCACGTCTCCGGCCCGGTCGCCGGGCAGCGCGTCCCGCTGGCCGCCCACCGCAGCCACCACGCCCGGCTGCTCGCCTGCGTGGCCGCCGCCTACGCGATGACCTTCCTGCACCGGGCGGCCACCGAGCGGTGGATCACCCACCACCCGGCCGAACGCCCCGCCGCCGAACGGCTGGTGGCCGTCGCCAAGGGCTGGATCACCTGGCGGGCCCGGGACATCGTCACCGAGAGCCGCGAACGCTGCGGCGCCCGGGGCCTGTTCCCGGTCAACGGCCTGGCCGAGTACGCCGCCAACGTCGACGGCGCGATCACCGCCGAGGGCGACAACCTGGCGATCTGGTGCAAGGCCGGCGCCGAGATGATCTTCGGTCACGACCTCGCCGCGCAGCCCCCGCTCGCCACCGGGCGGGAGTCGACGACCGACCCCGCCTTCCTGCGCCGCGCCCTCACCGCCGCCGAACTCCACTGGCACCTGGCCGCCCGCCAGGACCTGCGGGCGACCGGCGACGGCGACGGCTCCGGCTCCGGCTCCGGGGCCGGTGACGGGCTCGGCCGCTGGAACCACGCCTCCGACGCCGCCCTCGCCCTGGTCGAGGCCCACACCGTCGGCCTGGCCGCCGACGCCTTCGCCGCCGCCCGCGCGGGCACCGCCGACCCCGCCGCCCGGGACGCCCTGGCGGCCCTGGAGGCGCTGTTCCTGCTCGGCGAGGTCGAGGCGCGCGGCGGACTCCTGCTGGCCCGCGGCGCCCTGACCGCCGCCCAGGTCACCGCCCTGCCACGGGCCCGCCGCGAACTGACCGCCCGCCTCGCCCCGCACCTGCCCGCCCTCACCGACGCCTTCGGGATCCCCGAGGAGCACCTCGCCGCGCTGCCGATGCTCGCCGGAGCCTGA
- a CDS encoding (2Fe-2S)-binding protein, with amino-acid sequence MLDLPARPAPTTGPLARTYRQLAAACPALTLTLVDRTPDAEAPRGAGGPQRPDHPSAPAREWIPVDRLAAAAERLVEAETARIRDRHGTTPRPHVAASRLLHHHLWTHALLITGVWYLERRIPLLPADRIWTDTATGDFALRSGDSAPGDEAALRDTVAAHLGPVLAAFQPHVRRGPRALWGMATDDLVSGIWYLGRMLGQEDRAVATATALLPAGPGAAADTAPWAGPADFRRENGSWTRTRQGCCLYYAIDPANPCATCPRRA; translated from the coding sequence ATGCTCGACCTGCCCGCCCGGCCCGCCCCGACCACCGGGCCGCTCGCCCGAACCTACCGCCAACTCGCCGCCGCCTGCCCGGCATTGACGCTCACCCTGGTCGACCGGACGCCGGACGCCGAGGCCCCCCGGGGAGCCGGCGGCCCGCAGCGGCCTGACCACCCGTCAGCACCCGCCCGGGAGTGGATCCCCGTCGACCGGCTCGCCGCCGCCGCCGAACGCCTCGTCGAGGCCGAGACCGCCCGGATCCGCGACCGCCACGGCACCACCCCGCGCCCGCACGTCGCCGCCTCCCGGTTGCTCCACCACCACCTGTGGACGCACGCCCTGCTGATCACCGGCGTCTGGTACCTCGAACGGCGGATCCCGCTGCTCCCCGCCGACCGGATCTGGACCGACACCGCCACCGGCGACTTCGCGCTCCGCTCCGGCGACTCGGCCCCCGGCGACGAGGCCGCCCTGCGCGACACCGTCGCCGCCCACCTCGGCCCCGTCCTCGCCGCCTTCCAGCCGCACGTCCGCCGCGGCCCCCGCGCGCTGTGGGGCATGGCCACCGACGACCTGGTCTCCGGCATCTGGTACCTCGGCCGGATGCTCGGCCAGGAGGACCGCGCCGTCGCCACCGCCACCGCCCTGCTCCCGGCCGGCCCGGGCGCCGCCGCCGACACCGCCCCCTGGGCCGGGCCCGCCGACTTCCGCCGGGAGAACGGGAGTTGGACCCGCACCCGGCAGGGCTGCTGTCTCTACTACGCCATCGACCCGGCCAACCCCTGCGCCACCTGCCCGCGCCGCGCCTGA
- a CDS encoding class F sortase, whose product MGSTAVGTSDRHRAGGNGLVAGLVAVAIALAGAATAFATAGAPAPPPPPPASAGAPALPAGAGAPALARAVPTRLRIPALGVDAGLLPLALGPDGSLRPPPPERGDSAGWYAAGTSPGERGTAVVAGHVDTPAGPAVFFLLSRLAPGASVTVDRAGGGSAVFTVDRVVNYPKSGVPDEVYAPASRPELRLITCGGSFDRSRGGYQDNTVVYAHLTGG is encoded by the coding sequence GTGGGCAGCACGGCGGTCGGCACGTCCGACCGCCACCGCGCGGGCGGGAACGGGCTGGTCGCGGGGCTGGTCGCGGTGGCGATCGCGCTCGCCGGGGCCGCCACCGCGTTCGCCACCGCCGGCGCGCCCGCCCCGCCCCCGCCCCCGCCCGCGTCCGCGGGTGCGCCGGCCCTCCCGGCGGGGGCCGGCGCCCCGGCGCTGGCGCGGGCGGTGCCGACCCGGCTGCGGATCCCCGCGCTGGGGGTCGACGCCGGGCTGCTGCCGCTGGCGCTCGGGCCGGACGGGTCGCTGCGGCCCCCGCCGCCGGAGCGCGGCGACAGCGCGGGCTGGTACGCGGCGGGGACGAGTCCGGGCGAGCGGGGCACCGCGGTGGTCGCCGGGCACGTCGACACCCCGGCCGGTCCGGCGGTGTTCTTCCTGCTGTCCCGGCTCGCGCCGGGCGCGAGCGTGACGGTCGACCGGGCGGGCGGCGGCAGCGCCGTGTTCACCGTCGACCGGGTGGTGAACTACCCGAAGAGCGGCGTCCCGGACGAGGTGTACGCGCCCGCGTCCCGGCCCGAGTTGCGGCTGATCACCTGCGGCGGCTCGTTCGACCGCTCCCGGGGCGGCTACCAGGACAACACCGTGGTCTACGCCCACCTGACCGGCGGCTGA
- a CDS encoding EF-hand domain-containing protein gives MSYPIGWDEPAVNAAARFLKDAPEGLRQLMDAVDLLAESPRPPSSGRSSGPACSAGRRARARTGALARPGRGGRAAGRRAEVAMTGASGTSGATGENRVLERKIDVCFGFADQNRDGVVDAADVLTLTARLIAAAGVPFDSPKPVAMLRVGSAWWEALRTELDVDGDGRIDPDEYRAGLLRLSAVQAGPPGPGALAAAEALWALCDRDDDGRVTAEEFARFHAALGLPPGTAGQTFERLDLDGDGTLSVDELASALWEFWTSDDAGSLGNWLFGDAFLTAAD, from the coding sequence TTGAGCTACCCGATCGGCTGGGACGAGCCGGCCGTCAACGCCGCCGCCCGGTTCCTCAAGGACGCCCCGGAAGGGCTGCGGCAGCTGATGGACGCCGTCGACCTGCTCGCGGAGTCCCCGCGCCCGCCGTCATCCGGACGGAGCAGCGGCCCGGCGTGTTCCGCCGGCCGCCGCGCCCGCGCCCGGACCGGGGCCCTAGCTCGGCCCGGGCGCGGCGGCCGCGCGGCGGGCCGGAGGGCGGAGGTGGCGATGACCGGGGCGAGCGGGACGAGCGGGGCGACCGGGGAGAACCGGGTGCTGGAGCGCAAGATCGACGTGTGCTTCGGCTTCGCCGACCAGAACCGCGACGGGGTGGTCGACGCCGCCGACGTGCTGACCCTGACGGCCCGGCTGATCGCCGCCGCCGGGGTGCCGTTCGACTCGCCGAAGCCGGTCGCGATGCTCCGGGTCGGCTCCGCCTGGTGGGAGGCGCTGCGCACCGAGCTGGACGTCGACGGCGACGGCCGGATCGACCCGGACGAGTACCGGGCGGGCCTGCTCCGCCTCTCCGCCGTCCAGGCCGGCCCGCCCGGCCCGGGCGCGCTGGCCGCCGCCGAGGCGCTCTGGGCGCTCTGCGACCGCGACGACGACGGGCGGGTCACCGCCGAGGAGTTCGCCCGCTTCCACGCCGCCCTGGGCCTGCCCCCGGGCACCGCGGGACAGACCTTCGAGCGGCTCGACCTGGACGGCGACGGCACCCTCTCGGTCGACGAACTCGCTTCCGCCCTATGGGAGTTCTGGACCAGCGACGACGCCGGCTCGCTCGGCAACTGGCTGTTCGGCGACGCGTTCCTGACCGCCGCCGACTGA
- a CDS encoding linear amide C-N hydrolase, with protein MCTRVLWRVDGGPVLVGRNMDWKQSFHTNLWALARGIDRVGGPGGAPNPLRWQARYGSLVAGAYDAATTDGVNEAGLAAHVLWLSESEFGARDAALPGLAASMWAQYALDTCGSVAEAVEAVGRYQVIGQQDPYAHVRSTVHLVLDDAGGDSAVIEVLDGKPVVHHGPQYAVVTNSPPYDQQLSGLKQYAGFGGTLPLPGTTLPADRFVRASYYLERLPAPADRAEAYASLLSVMRNAAQPAGTPDPERPNISMTRWRTLADLSNGVYAFESSFRPDIVWTTLADLDFTRTATLDLTQPDLVGDVTARYRATEPFTFLTD; from the coding sequence ATGTGCACCCGAGTGCTGTGGCGAGTCGACGGCGGCCCCGTCCTGGTGGGCCGGAACATGGACTGGAAGCAGAGCTTCCACACCAACCTGTGGGCGCTGGCCCGCGGCATCGACCGGGTCGGCGGGCCCGGCGGTGCCCCCAATCCGCTCCGCTGGCAGGCGCGTTACGGCTCACTGGTGGCGGGCGCGTACGACGCGGCGACCACCGACGGGGTGAACGAGGCGGGGCTGGCGGCGCACGTGCTGTGGCTGTCGGAGTCCGAGTTCGGCGCGCGCGACGCCGCCCTGCCCGGCCTGGCCGCCTCGATGTGGGCGCAGTACGCGCTGGACACCTGCGGCAGCGTCGCCGAGGCCGTCGAGGCGGTCGGGCGCTACCAGGTGATCGGGCAGCAGGACCCGTACGCACACGTCCGCTCCACCGTGCACCTGGTGCTGGACGACGCGGGCGGCGACTCCGCGGTGATCGAGGTGCTCGACGGCAAGCCCGTCGTCCACCACGGCCCGCAGTACGCGGTGGTCACCAACTCCCCGCCGTACGACCAGCAGTTGAGCGGCCTGAAGCAGTACGCCGGATTCGGCGGCACCCTCCCGCTGCCCGGCACCACGCTGCCCGCGGACCGCTTCGTCCGGGCCTCCTACTACCTGGAGCGGCTGCCCGCCCCCGCCGACCGGGCCGAGGCGTACGCCTCGCTGCTCAGCGTCATGCGCAACGCCGCGCAGCCCGCCGGGACACCCGACCCGGAGCGGCCGAACATCTCGATGACCCGCTGGCGCACCCTGGCCGACCTGAGCAACGGCGTCTACGCCTTCGAGTCCTCGTTCCGGCCCGACATCGTCTGGACCACCCTCGCCGACCTCGACTTCACCCGCACCGCCACACTCGACCTCACCCAACCCGACCTGGTCGGCGACGTCACCGCCCGCTACCGCGCCACCGAGCCGTTCACCTTCCTCACCGACTGA